The window TGCATGAACAAATATAAAATCCTCAATCTCTAAAGCAATAGGAAGCATTCCTAAAAACTCTATATCATCTTTGTAGTTTTGAATTAATATATTTTGCAAATTATCCCCATCAATTTCATCAATATTTATATTTAATTCTTCAATCCACTCATCAAATATACTCTTATGAGGTTTATACTTTATATATCTCATTATTTTTTTACAATTATTTTTCTGTAAAATCAATCTTGATATAAATGCTTCACAGTTTCCAGATAATACTATAATATTATCTTTTTCAGATAATTCTTTTATATATAAAAGAGTTTCTTTATTAAACTTACCCTTTTCAATAAAGTCACCTATTATAACCAAATAATCACTTTGTTTAAAATCTACTTTTTCAATTAACTTCTTAAACAAGTCAAGGCCGCCGTGAATATCACTTACACATATTAACCTATAGTCTTGTTCTTCATTTAAGTTAATTATTCTACTATTTAATGGCATACAATTCTCCTTAATCTGTAAATTTAAGTTCCTTTACCATAAGTTCTTCTCCTATAACAGAGTTTTTGAAAATATTTTTAGCTACATCTAAAAATTCATATGGATCTTGAAGAGCTGGACTAAAATGAGTAAGCCACATTTCTTCAACTTTCCCCTTTTTAGAAAGATCTGCCGCTTCCGAAAACAGCATATGATTTGTATCTTCTACTTTTTGGGCATAAACATCATCACCATACATACCTTCACAAATAAATAAATCTGAATATTTTATAAAATCCACAATTTCAGGAAGAGGCCTTGTATCAGTGCAATAAGAAACTTTAAGTCCCTTTCTTTTATCTGAAAGGACCATATCTGGAGTATATATAATTCCACTATCTTCTATAATCTCTTCATTTTGAAGTCTATTCCAATATTTCATAGGGATATTTTGACTTTCAGCTTTATTTTTGTCAAACTTTCTTCTTCTCATAACTTCAAGACTATACATCATACAATCTACACTATGTTTTACAGGCATTGAATTTAAAACAAAGTCCTTATGTATATATTCAACTAATTTATCAGAAGTTTCAATAAGTTTTATATCATAGGGAAGCTCAGGAGTTATAACCAAAAGACCTTGAACTACATTTTTTAGCCCTGGAGGTCCAATTAATGTAAGCTCTTCTTTTCTACCTGAATTTCCTATTGTGCTTAAAAGCCCAGGAAGACCAGCTATATGATCTGCATGATAGTGAGTAAAGCAGATTACATCTATATTTTTCAAACCCCATTTTAACTTTTTCAAAAGAATTTGAGTTCCTTCTCCACAATCTACAAGCACCATGCTTCCATTACAACTCGCTACCATAGAAGTAAGGAATCTATTATAAAATGGCATAACACCACCAGGCGCTAACAAACAAACATTCAACATTTAATCACATCCTCTATCTTTATCCTATATAGTTTTACCATTTATATTATAACATATAAAAAAGTTCTTCTTTAGAAGCATCTTAAATGTAAACTTTTTTGAAACTCATGACGAAAATTATATTTATCCACAACTTAAAAAGGAATATAATTCCCTATTCGTTATAAAAAATTCCTCTACTCACTAGCTAGGTAACTCATGTCGCCAATTATCCTTAAATTAAAAGTCATATAGTTTCACTATATATAAAAAAGCACTTGTTTTGTAATTACAAAACAAGTGCTTTTTATAAAGAAAACTTTTTTATTAAGCGTTAGCTTTATTCATATTTCCAACTTTACCTATATGTGTTGCTAAATCTATAACTCTATTAGAATATCCCCACTCATTATCATACCACGATACAACCTTTAACATATTGTCTCCAACCATCATAGTAGATAATCCATCAACTATAGACGATCTATAGTCTTTCTTATAATCTATTGAAACTAAAGGTTTATCACTATATCCTAATATTCCTTTAAGCTCACCTTCAGAAGCTTCTTTTAATTTATTATTAACCATTTCAACTGTAACATCCTTTTCAAGCTCCATAACTAAATCCACAACAGAAACTACTGGAATTGGAACTCTCATAGCCATTCCATTTAACTTTCCATTTAACTCTGGTATAACTTTGCTTATTGCTTTAGCTGCTCCTGTAGAAGTAGGTATAATAGATTCAGCCGCTGCTCTAGATCTTCTTAAATCTTTATGTGGAAGATCTAGTATTTTTTGATCATTAGTATAAGCATGTACTGTAGTCATAAGTCCTTTTATTATCTTAAATT is drawn from Tepidibacter hydrothermalis and contains these coding sequences:
- a CDS encoding ribonuclease Z, whose protein sequence is MLNVCLLAPGGVMPFYNRFLTSMVASCNGSMVLVDCGEGTQILLKKLKWGLKNIDVICFTHYHADHIAGLPGLLSTIGNSGRKEELTLIGPPGLKNVVQGLLVITPELPYDIKLIETSDKLVEYIHKDFVLNSMPVKHSVDCMMYSLEVMRRRKFDKNKAESQNIPMKYWNRLQNEEIIEDSGIIYTPDMVLSDKRKGLKVSYCTDTRPLPEIVDFIKYSDLFICEGMYGDDVYAQKVEDTNHMLFSEAADLSKKGKVEEMWLTHFSPALQDPYEFLDVAKNIFKNSVIGEELMVKELKFTD
- the gap gene encoding type I glyceraldehyde-3-phosphate dehydrogenase, with the protein product MSIKVGINGFGRIGKNVLKAWLERKSDIEIVAINSTSGPEKHAHIFKYDSLYGILDEEVTATKDSIIIGDREIKFTAHRDPEQIPWKELGVDVVVESTGIFRDREGCNKHIKAGAKKVIISAPGVDEDITIVMGVNHNDYDPDKHHIISNASCTTNCLGPVAKVINDEFKIIKGLMTTVHAYTNDQKILDLPHKDLRRSRAAAESIIPTSTGAAKAISKVIPELNGKLNGMAMRVPIPVVSVVDLVMELEKDVTVEMVNNKLKEASEGELKGILGYSDKPLVSIDYKKDYRSSIVDGLSTMMVGDNMLKVVSWYDNEWGYSNRVIDLATHIGKVGNMNKANA